The proteins below come from a single Amphiura filiformis chromosome 15, Afil_fr2py, whole genome shotgun sequence genomic window:
- the LOC140171967 gene encoding trimethyllysine dioxygenase, mitochondrial-like has translation MPRSTHISASLYRPKKSYIQPSLSKISQQRDDTVDYDIKLTDDSLEMRVDTERMEFNYIWLRDHCRCDACLRSSNMQRLINPIDIDPNIVPDQVSITSDDKKELHITWPDGHSTCYQIDWLGQSYRRSTQRQEDKNRIFWDRHTLEASLPPAVEFEKYMESEEGVKCLLQNLHKFGIAFMSGVPKTRAVTRAIGERLNSPMKDTIYGEIEFFPELAKKLDDHSFSNGYLPFHSDFASHYDPPGYLMLHYLKQSEVGGESIFSDALRAARILRDSHPEHYEALATLPVAFHKIEKGIYVRNATTVFDVRDSNHDPVIVRSSNDDRSVLTLPAPDAKRWYAAWRQFWQIVTDPNSIYTVKGMPGRMIFVDNWRLAHGRLAYEGTRELEMFFWSKDRVGSKLRTTVDNVDDFAEEY, from the exons ATGCCGAGATCTACTCATATTTCTGCTTCACTTTACCGTCCAAAGAAATCCTATATACAACCCAGTCTATCCAAGATATCACAGCAAAGGGACGACACAGTTGATTATGATATCAAATTAACTGACGATAGCTTGGAAATGAGAGTTGATACTGAACGAATGGAATTCAACTACATCTGGCTGCGAGATCATTGCAG GTGTGATGCTTGCTTGAGAAGCAGCAATATGCAGCGTTTGATAAATCCAATTGATATTGATCCCAATATAGTTCCAGATCAAGTGTCTATTACTAGCGATGATAAGAAGGAACTACATATCACTT GGCCCGATGGACATAGCACATGCTATCAGATAGATTGGCTGGGTCAATCCTACAGACGAAGTACCCAACGTCAAGAAGACAAGAATCGAATATTCTGGGATCGTCACACTCTAGAAGCTTCTCTGCCACCAGCCGTTGAATTTGAGAAATACATGGAGTCTGAAGAAGGTGTGAAATGTCTGTTGCAAAACCTCCACAAGTTTGGTATCGCCTTTATGAGTGGTGTTCCGAAAACGAGAGCCGTGACGCGG GCAATAGGTGAACGATTAAATTCGCCAATGAAGGATACCATATATGGTGAGATTGAATTCTTTCCTGAATTAGCCAAGAAGCTGGATGACCATAGCTTTTCAAATGGATATCTCCCATTCCATAGTGACTTCGCTTCGCATTACGACCCTCCAGG CTATTTGATGCTTCATTACCTTAAACAGTCTGAGGTAGGAGGGGAATCCATATTCAGTGATGCTTTGAGAGCAGCCAGAATACTACGGGATTCGCACCCAGAGCATTATGAGGCTCTCGCCACTCTACCAGTAGCATTTCACAAGATAGAGAAAGGAATATATGTACGAAATGCCACCACTGTTTTCGACGTTCGTGACTCTAACCATGATCCTGTTATCGTAAG ATCTTCAAATGATGACCGATCTGTCCTCACTCTTCCTGCACCTGACGCTAAGCGATGGTACGCGGCGTGGCGCCAATTCTGGCAAATCGTTACTGATCCCAACAGTATTTACACCGTAAAGGGCATGCCGGGAAGAATGATATTCGTTGACAACTGGAGGTTGGCACATGGTCGGCTTGCTTATGAGGGAACACGAGAATTAGAAATGTTCTTCTGGAGTAAGGATCGTGTCGGCAGTAAACTGCGTACAACGGTCGATAATGTTGACGACTTCGCAGAAGAATATTGA